In the genome of Macadamia integrifolia cultivar HAES 741 unplaced genomic scaffold, SCU_Mint_v3 scaffold2057, whole genome shotgun sequence, one region contains:
- the LOC122065592 gene encoding ankyrin repeat-containing protein At5g02620-like, which translates to MDPALYKAVIEGNSTLLSQVLKAELAEEDDLHHQQQSDDQHNDDDLLRIADADSNGEVVRDTLLYTAANYNNVPVVRVIRENQPTSILRSKNYREDTALHIAARHNNAEVVKYLLDWAKEIKNRDGNTALHEAVLRRHREVIEVLMESDKYLIFMKNNRRESPLYLAADRGLHVVLEKMLKVALEDENFNKKKKDLRIFDGPDGRTPLHAAIAKKQTWLQPSGPPSPIIVENKSRTDTQNICNYKGRFNTLVLVANLICRVTFPAGFTVPGGLNVDGPYKGMATLLRKPAFNVFVICNTMALYLSIVVVVNNICAQLADIHVFILVAKFSSPLLGLALIMMAVAFAAGLYSVIVKLQWLATVVLVIGSIFLFYMVYFLALINVPYKFNYLVPRYISWRFYLLICKIDRIFDNIDWLSGVKEV; encoded by the exons ATGGATCCTGCTCTGTATAAAGCTGTAATAGAAGGTAACTCAACTTTGCTCTCCCAAGTTTTAAAGGCAGAGCTAGCAGAGGAAGATGATCTCCACCACCAACAACAAAGTGATGATCAGCACAACGACGATGATCTCCTCCGCATCGCCGACGCCGACTCGAACGGCGAAGTTGTGAGGGACACTCTCCTCTACACCGCCGCTAACTACAACAACGTCCCAGTTGTGAGGGTAATCCGCGAAAACCAACCAACAAGTATACTCAGAAGCAAGAACTACAGAGAAGACACAGCACTCCACATTGCTGCACGCCATAATAATGCCGAGGTCGTCAAGTATCTATTGGATTGGGCCAAGGAAATAAAGAACAGAGATGGGAACACAGCCTTGCATGAAGCTGTTCTTCGACGTCACCGTGAGGTGATTGAGGTGTTGATGGAGTCGGACAAATATCtcatcttcatgaaaaataatcGCAGAGAATCACCACTTTATTTGGCTGCTGACCGTGGGTTGCACGTTGTGCTGGAGAAGATGTTGAAAGTTGCATTGGAAGATGAAAAtttcaacaagaagaagaaagatttaCGTATCTTTGATGGCCCTGACGGCAGGACACCTTTGCACGCAGCCATAGCAAAGAAGCAAAcat GGTTGCAGCCATCTGGTCCACCTTCTCCAATTATTGTGGAAAATAAGTCAAGAACAGATACTCAAAATATATGCAATTACAAAGGGAGGTTCAATACTCTAGTGCTTGTAGCAAATCTGATCTGCAGGGTCACCTTCCCTGCGGGTTTTACAGTCCCTGGAGGTTTAAATGTTGATGGCCCATACAAAGGCATGGCTACCTTGTTAAGGAAGCCTGCATTCAATGTTTTCGTCATCTGCAATACCATGGCTTTGTATCTGTCTATCGTGGTTGTGGTGAACAACATCTGTGCACAGTTGGCTGACATTCATGTCTTCATTCTTGTGGCAAAATTTAGCTCACCATTGTTGGGTTTAGCTCTCATTATGATGGCTGTGGCATTTGCAGCGGGTTTGTACTCGGTCATAGTTAAACTCCAGTGGCTAGCCACAGTGGTTTTGGTCATTggatccatttttcttttctatatggTATATTTCCTTGCTCTAATCAATGTCCCATATAAGTTCAATTACCTTGTTCCACGGTACATCTCCTGGAGGTTCTATCTTTTGATCTGCAAAATTGATAGGATCTTTGACAACATAGATTGGTTATCTGGGGTTAAAGAGGTTTGA